From Bacillus sp. FSL K6-3431, the proteins below share one genomic window:
- a CDS encoding chemotaxis protein CheW, which yields MNELAIASEQKVIVFKLNGNEYALSVEQVTAIEKMNYITRIPKVAAFIKGVINLRGVIIPIIDLKKRFGLGHTEYTDNTRIIIVSYQDVEVGLIVDSANDVLDIPVDAIEPQPEVIGAVEAEFISGVAKLEKRLLIMLNLENILKPISGGNVTNGD from the coding sequence ATGAATGAATTAGCTATAGCTTCCGAACAAAAAGTAATTGTTTTTAAGTTGAATGGTAATGAATATGCCCTCTCTGTTGAACAAGTAACCGCTATTGAAAAGATGAATTATATTACAAGAATTCCTAAAGTAGCAGCCTTTATTAAAGGAGTTATTAATTTACGAGGTGTCATCATTCCGATTATTGACTTAAAAAAACGTTTCGGCCTTGGACATACGGAGTATACAGATAATACGAGGATCATTATCGTCTCGTATCAAGATGTAGAAGTTGGATTAATTGTCGATTCGGCAAATGATGTTTTAGATATCCCTGTTGATGCGATTGAACCGCAACCGGAAGTAATTGGTGCGGTGGAAGCAGAATTTATTAGTGGCGTTGCAAAGCTCGAAAAACGGCTTTTGATTATGCTTAATTTAGAAAATATACTCAAGCCTATAAGCGGTGGGAATGTGACGAATGGGGATTGA
- the frr gene encoding ribosome recycling factor encodes MPNKVISNTKDKMAKAIQAYSKELASVRAGRASAALLDKIFVDYYGAQTPINQMASISVPEARQLIIQPYDKTILGDIEKSILRSDLGLTPTNDGSLIRISIPQLTEERRKDLVKVVRKEAEDAKVAIRNIRRDGNEDLKKLEKTSEITEDDLRGFSEDIQKLTDDHIKNIDEITKEKEEEILEV; translated from the coding sequence ATGCCAAACAAAGTGATTTCCAATACGAAAGATAAGATGGCAAAAGCAATTCAAGCATATAGCAAAGAGCTTGCAAGCGTGCGTGCTGGTCGAGCTAGTGCTGCTCTATTAGATAAGATTTTCGTTGATTATTACGGTGCACAAACACCAATTAATCAAATGGCCTCGATCTCAGTGCCTGAAGCAAGACAACTTATCATTCAACCTTATGATAAAACAATTCTTGGTGATATCGAAAAGTCAATTTTGCGATCGGATCTAGGCCTAACACCTACAAATGATGGTTCATTGATCAGAATTTCCATTCCGCAATTAACCGAAGAACGTAGAAAAGATCTAGTGAAAGTTGTTAGAAAAGAAGCTGAGGATGCAAAAGTTGCTATTCGTAACATTCGTAGAGATGGTAATGAAGATTTGAAAAAGCTTGAGAAGACAAGTGAGATAACAGAAGATGATCTCCGTGGTTTTTCGGAAGATATTCAAAAATTAACAGATGATCATATTAAAAATATAGACGAGATTACAAAAGAAAAAGAAGAAGAAATACTAGAAGTTTAA
- the rpsB gene encoding 30S ribosomal protein S2 → MSVISMKQLLEAGVHFGHQTRRWNPKMKKYIFTERNGIYIIDLQKTVKKVEEAYNFMREIGENNGKVLFVGTKKQAHDSVKDEAERAGHYYVNHRWLGGTLTNFETIQKRIERLKAIEKMEEDGTFEVLPKKEVVMLNKEYERLVKFLGGIKEMKRLPDAMFIIDPRKERIAVAEARKLHIPIVGIVDTNCDPDEIDYVIPANDDAIRAVKLLTSKMADALLESKQNEEAEEEAAAETANA, encoded by the coding sequence ATGTCAGTAATTTCAATGAAACAATTGCTTGAAGCAGGTGTACATTTTGGACACCAAACACGTCGTTGGAATCCGAAAATGAAGAAGTATATTTTTACGGAACGTAACGGTATTTATATTATCGACCTACAAAAAACAGTTAAAAAGGTAGAAGAAGCGTATAACTTCATGAGAGAAATTGGTGAAAACAACGGTAAAGTTTTATTCGTTGGAACTAAAAAACAAGCTCATGATTCTGTGAAAGATGAAGCAGAGCGCGCTGGTCATTACTACGTAAATCACCGTTGGTTAGGTGGTACTTTAACAAACTTTGAAACAATTCAAAAGAGAATTGAACGTTTAAAAGCTATCGAAAAAATGGAAGAAGACGGTACATTTGAGGTGCTTCCTAAGAAAGAAGTCGTTATGCTTAATAAAGAGTACGAACGCCTTGTAAAATTCTTAGGTGGTATTAAGGAAATGAAGAGACTTCCAGATGCAATGTTTATTATTGACCCACGCAAAGAGCGTATTGCAGTAGCGGAAGCTCGGAAATTGCATATTCCAATTGTTGGTATTGTAGATACAAACTGTGATCCAGACGAAATTGATTATGTAATTCCAGCTAATGATGACGCAATTAGAGCTGTTAAATTACTAACTTCTAAAATGGCTGATGCATTATTAGAATCAAAACAAAATGAAGAAGCTGAAGAAGAAGCAGCAGCTGAAACTGCTAACGCGTAA
- a CDS encoding phosphatidate cytidylyltransferase has protein sequence MKQRIITAVVALAVFLPIVFWGGWAFVILAYAMATVGLYELFKMRKLSLKSGQGIISLVLLWVLLLPQNYFDTISIGGWTKMEVMTAAVLLFLSYSVAVKNKFTFDDVATSLLSVLYIGLGFYFFIVTREAGILYLLYALIVVWVTDSGAYFIGRAVGKRKLWPEISPNKTVEGFIGGIVSALAVAVLFSIFTTIDIPFLKLMIITIILSIFGQIGDLAESALKRHYGVKDSGNLMPGHGGILDRCDSWLFVLPLFQLLYVIN, from the coding sequence ATGAAACAAAGAATAATAACGGCCGTTGTAGCCCTCGCTGTTTTTTTACCGATTGTTTTTTGGGGTGGCTGGGCGTTTGTAATCCTAGCTTATGCGATGGCGACGGTCGGATTGTATGAGCTTTTTAAAATGCGCAAACTATCATTAAAGTCTGGCCAAGGAATAATTTCATTAGTATTGCTTTGGGTATTATTATTACCACAAAATTATTTTGACACAATAAGTATCGGCGGCTGGACGAAAATGGAAGTAATGACCGCGGCAGTTCTACTTTTTCTATCATATTCAGTAGCCGTGAAAAATAAATTTACATTTGATGATGTTGCTACTTCTCTTTTGTCAGTCTTGTATATTGGTCTTGGTTTTTATTTCTTTATTGTAACAAGGGAAGCTGGGATACTGTATCTGTTGTACGCGTTAATAGTCGTATGGGTTACTGACTCAGGTGCATATTTTATCGGTAGGGCGGTAGGGAAACGAAAACTATGGCCGGAAATTAGCCCTAATAAAACAGTAGAAGGGTTTATTGGTGGGATAGTTTCTGCGCTTGCAGTAGCAGTACTTTTTTCCATATTTACTACTATTGACATTCCGTTTTTAAAATTAATGATTATTACGATCATCTTGTCTATTTTTGGACAAATAGGTGATCTTGCAGAGTCAGCGTTGAAGCGACATTATGGAGTGAAGGATTCGGGTAATTTAATGCCTGGACATGGTGGAATTCTCGATAGATGTGATAGTTGGTTATTTGTATTGCCACTCTTTCAGCTTCTCTATGTCATAAATTGA
- a CDS encoding chemotaxis protein CheA translates to MDVNQYLEIFIDESKEHLQALNNQLLNLESNPSDLTIVSEIFRAAHTLKGMSATMGYTDLANLTHILENVFDGIRNEKIQITSQVFDIMFLAVDDLEAMVESIASGGDGHRDVKVVIDQLQQIEKGNEPKIKNARVEIAASTEMELIMNEYDEFERTVIEQSHEQGFQCYEFTVSLRADCLLKTARVFMVFELLEKCGEVIKSVPSVEQLEDEQFDSKFTVTIITKESSQEVKSKLMKVSEVESIEANVVNLSRIPMKKKHQKEKLQSNDSTEPQINEERSVVDKTPIERKNGKAGGKTIRVNIDRLDILMNLFEELVIDRGRLEQISQEIQNPELEETVERMIRVSGDLQNIILNMRMVPVETVFNRFPRMVRQLAKDLDKQLDLDIIGAETELDRTVIDEIGDPIVHLLRNAIDHGIESREVRKANGKPATGVIKLQAFHSGNHVFIEIEDDGGGINRQKVIDIAVSKGIISENEATNLTDREAYELIMASGFSTADSITDVSGRGVGLDVVKSTIESLGGVIAIDSKEGKGSKFSIQLPLTLSIISAMLVEVSNEKYAIPLSSIIETAIIRKSEILTAHNQKVIDFRGKVVPLVALSEIFEMEMVDEEEDEFISIVIVRKGEKMAGLIVKSFIGQQEIVLKSLGNYLNTVFAISGATILGDGQVALIIDCNALIK, encoded by the coding sequence ATGGATGTAAATCAGTATTTAGAAATTTTTATTGATGAAAGTAAAGAGCATTTGCAAGCACTTAATAATCAACTTTTGAATTTAGAAAGTAATCCAAGTGACTTAACGATTGTAAGTGAAATATTTAGAGCGGCACATACATTAAAGGGCATGTCAGCTACGATGGGCTATACTGATTTAGCAAATTTAACACATATTTTAGAAAATGTGTTTGATGGTATTCGTAATGAAAAAATACAGATAACTTCACAAGTATTTGATATTATGTTTCTTGCTGTAGATGATTTAGAAGCAATGGTTGAATCCATCGCCTCTGGTGGCGATGGACATCGCGATGTAAAGGTTGTTATTGACCAATTGCAGCAAATCGAAAAAGGTAATGAGCCCAAAATAAAAAATGCTAGGGTTGAAATTGCTGCTTCAACTGAAATGGAATTAATAATGAATGAATATGATGAGTTTGAAAGAACAGTTATCGAACAATCACATGAGCAAGGGTTCCAATGCTATGAATTTACGGTTTCATTACGTGCTGATTGTTTATTAAAAACAGCTCGCGTATTTATGGTATTTGAACTATTGGAAAAATGCGGTGAAGTGATAAAGTCTGTTCCGAGTGTGGAACAATTAGAAGACGAGCAATTTGATTCTAAATTTACCGTTACCATAATTACAAAAGAGTCTTCACAGGAAGTGAAAAGTAAGTTAATGAAGGTTTCTGAGGTCGAATCAATCGAAGCGAATGTTGTAAATTTATCTAGAATTCCAATGAAGAAAAAGCATCAGAAGGAGAAACTCCAAAGTAATGATTCTACGGAACCTCAAATAAATGAAGAACGAAGCGTAGTTGATAAAACGCCAATAGAAAGAAAAAATGGAAAAGCCGGCGGTAAAACAATTAGAGTGAATATTGACCGTCTAGATATACTTATGAATTTATTCGAAGAGCTAGTAATAGATAGAGGTCGTTTAGAACAAATATCTCAAGAAATTCAAAACCCAGAACTTGAAGAGACAGTTGAAAGAATGATTAGAGTCTCTGGCGATTTACAAAACATTATATTAAATATGAGAATGGTTCCAGTTGAAACTGTGTTTAATCGTTTCCCTCGAATGGTCAGACAACTAGCGAAAGATTTAGATAAGCAATTAGACTTAGATATTATTGGCGCAGAAACAGAATTAGATCGGACTGTTATTGATGAAATAGGTGATCCTATCGTTCATTTGCTAAGAAATGCAATTGATCATGGGATTGAAAGTCGGGAAGTACGTAAAGCAAATGGTAAACCAGCCACCGGAGTAATAAAATTGCAGGCATTCCATAGTGGTAACCATGTTTTCATTGAAATAGAAGACGATGGCGGTGGGATAAACCGTCAAAAAGTAATTGATATTGCAGTTTCCAAAGGAATCATTTCTGAAAATGAAGCGACAAACCTGACAGATCGAGAAGCGTATGAATTAATCATGGCATCGGGCTTTTCAACAGCTGATTCAATTACAGATGTATCAGGGCGTGGGGTAGGATTAGATGTCGTAAAATCGACGATCGAATCACTTGGAGGAGTTATTGCTATTGATTCAAAAGAAGGAAAAGGTTCGAAGTTTTCTATTCAATTGCCTTTAACTCTATCTATTATATCGGCAATGCTTGTTGAAGTTAGCAATGAAAAATATGCGATTCCTTTATCATCGATTATTGAAACAGCAATCATTCGCAAGTCCGAAATATTGACTGCTCACAATCAAAAAGTAATTGACTTTAGAGGTAAAGTCGTCCCACTGGTAGCTTTATCTGAAATATTCGAGATGGAAATGGTAGACGAAGAAGAGGATGAATTTATTTCTATTGTAATTGTAAGAAAAGGTGAGAAAATGGCAGGTTTGATTGTCAAATCCTTTATTGGTCAGCAAGAAATTGTGTTGAAATCCTTAGGTAATTATTTAAATACAGTATTTGCCATTTCGGGTGCAACAATATTAGGAGACGGTCAAGTAGCTTTAATTATTGACTGTAATGCACTAATTAAATAG
- a CDS encoding CheB methylesterase domain-containing protein, with protein MKHPTFFLMSDSAVTRVLYGKLFENSTEVDLLGAARFNETGINKMIRLASDFVIIDLDREFTEVNTDMDKIQQKYHGKIIIILSKEQEQNNLSAGTFDIKTEVSFFKRYELIDIKSMEAFKNKLIQFILSEDGPILLREVGQDDEYVQKKLAVRYAIPEIKLSEQLPLHIETDKKIICIGTSTGGPRALQTVLSQLPKSINAPIVIVQHMPPSFTYSLAKRLNSICNIEVKEAEDGERLKKGTAYIAPGGHHMTIHPIREDLIVKITGDPPVNGHRPSVDVMFNSLSFVEKYAKIAVIMTGMGADGSSGLLRLKKSGMTIAIAESEQTCIVYGMPKAAIGTGGVDEVLKIEDIASNILKYMKGR; from the coding sequence GTGAAGCATCCGACTTTCTTTTTAATGAGTGATTCCGCTGTTACGAGAGTTTTGTATGGGAAACTGTTTGAGAATAGTACAGAAGTCGACCTCTTGGGTGCGGCAAGATTTAATGAAACTGGAATAAATAAAATGATTAGATTAGCATCTGATTTCGTGATCATTGATTTAGATCGTGAATTCACTGAAGTAAATACAGACATGGATAAGATTCAACAAAAGTATCACGGAAAAATAATCATCATTCTTTCAAAGGAACAGGAACAGAACAATCTAAGCGCAGGTACCTTTGACATAAAAACAGAAGTTAGCTTTTTCAAGAGATATGAGTTAATAGATATAAAATCAATGGAAGCTTTTAAAAATAAACTTATCCAATTCATTCTATCTGAAGATGGACCTATCTTATTAAGGGAAGTAGGCCAAGACGATGAATATGTACAAAAAAAATTAGCTGTACGTTATGCAATTCCCGAGATAAAGCTGTCTGAACAACTGCCTCTTCATATAGAGACTGATAAGAAGATAATTTGTATCGGGACATCAACCGGAGGTCCTAGAGCCTTACAGACCGTTTTATCGCAGCTTCCCAAATCAATTAATGCTCCGATTGTAATTGTTCAACATATGCCACCTTCATTTACATATTCTTTGGCGAAACGCTTAAATAGTATTTGCAATATTGAAGTGAAGGAAGCGGAAGACGGTGAACGTTTAAAGAAAGGTACAGCATATATTGCACCTGGCGGACATCATATGACCATCCATCCGATCAGAGAAGATTTAATTGTCAAAATAACTGGGGACCCACCAGTAAATGGACATCGTCCGTCAGTTGATGTGATGTTTAACTCACTTAGTTTCGTAGAAAAATATGCGAAAATTGCTGTGATTATGACAGGTATGGGAGCAGATGGTTCTTCGGGTTTACTGCGATTAAAAAAGAGTGGAATGACCATAGCGATCGCCGAATCAGAACAAACTTGTATTGTATATGGTATGCCAAAGGCTGCAATCGGCACTGGTGGTGTGGATGAAGTATTAAAAATAGAGGATATCGCTTCGAATATTTTGAAATATATGAAGGGGCGATAA
- a CDS encoding isoprenyl transferase: MLKKMRFWKSSRTIADDKDRISLILENPLPQHIAIIMDGNGRWAKKRALPRIAGHHEGMKVVKKITKLASHLGIKTLTLYAFSTENWKRPKQEVDFLMKLPEEFLGTFLPELNEENVKVCMMGYRDQLPSSTIKAVENAIETTKENTGLTLNFALNYGSRAEILDAIKDISKDIKKGKIVEQDINEELFSNYLMSKEHQDPDLLIRTSGELRLSNFMLWQLAYTELWFTDVLWPDFSEGHLLEAVEAFQSRSRRFGGIHNEEIRK; this comes from the coding sequence ATGTTAAAAAAAATGAGGTTTTGGAAATCTTCCAGAACGATAGCGGATGATAAAGATCGTATATCTTTGATATTAGAGAACCCTTTACCACAGCATATTGCCATTATTATGGATGGTAATGGACGCTGGGCAAAAAAACGTGCATTACCACGTATTGCCGGCCACCATGAGGGAATGAAGGTTGTAAAAAAAATTACGAAGCTAGCTAGTCATCTCGGAATTAAAACATTGACGCTTTATGCTTTTTCTACAGAAAATTGGAAACGCCCTAAGCAGGAAGTTGATTTTCTTATGAAGCTACCTGAAGAATTTCTGGGCACTTTTTTGCCAGAACTAAATGAGGAAAATGTTAAAGTGTGTATGATGGGGTATAGGGACCAGCTTCCATCAAGCACGATAAAAGCCGTGGAAAACGCAATTGAAACCACAAAAGAAAATACCGGACTTACATTAAATTTCGCTTTGAATTATGGAAGTCGTGCAGAAATATTAGATGCGATCAAAGATATTTCTAAGGATATTAAAAAGGGTAAAATTGTTGAACAGGATATAAATGAAGAACTTTTCTCAAACTACCTAATGTCGAAGGAGCACCAAGATCCCGATTTGCTTATTCGAACAAGCGGAGAATTACGATTAAGTAATTTTATGCTTTGGCAGTTAGCATACACAGAGTTATGGTTTACTGATGTATTATGGCCTGATTTTTCAGAAGGACATTTGCTTGAAGCTGTTGAAGCCTTTCAAAGTAGATCTAGAAGGTTTGGTGGAATACATAACGAGGAGATAAGAAAATGA
- a CDS encoding chemotaxis protein CheC, whose protein sequence is MGIEKNITSLQIDVLKEIGNIGAGNASTALSTLVGKKIDMNVPTVRIITFDEMLELAGGHDAIVVAVFLRVEGEAAGSMFFLLPLDQASKYVQKMTGESSISFANPPYSELGLSAMQELGNILTGSYLSSLADFTGLDLLPSVPSISIDMAGAIISYGLIELSQSEDYAIVIDTALDENGDHDSVKGHFFFLPDPDSFSIIFNTLGVGKDD, encoded by the coding sequence ATGGGGATTGAAAAAAATATTACATCTTTGCAAATCGATGTATTGAAAGAAATCGGTAATATAGGGGCTGGCAATGCATCAACAGCCCTTTCCACTTTGGTCGGTAAAAAAATTGATATGAATGTGCCGACTGTTAGAATTATCACGTTTGATGAAATGCTCGAACTCGCTGGAGGTCATGATGCAATCGTAGTTGCTGTTTTTTTACGTGTAGAAGGTGAAGCTGCTGGCAGTATGTTTTTTTTACTACCACTTGATCAAGCTAGTAAGTATGTGCAAAAAATGACTGGAGAGTCATCTATATCGTTTGCAAATCCGCCTTATTCAGAACTTGGTCTCTCAGCAATGCAAGAATTAGGAAATATTTTAACGGGTTCCTATTTATCTTCTTTAGCCGATTTTACAGGACTCGATCTATTGCCATCTGTACCATCTATAAGTATCGATATGGCTGGTGCTATTATTAGTTACGGACTTATAGAGTTATCGCAATCAGAGGATTATGCGATCGTAATCGATACAGCTTTAGACGAAAATGGTGATCATGATAGTGTTAAAGGACATTTTTTCTTCCTTCCGGACCCTGATTCTTTTTCAATCATATTTAACACATTAGGAGTCGGGAAGGATGATTGA
- the pyrH gene encoding UMP kinase, translating into MANPTYKRVVLKLSGEALAGTDGFGINPTVIKSIAKQVKEVAELGVEVAVVVGGGNIWRGKVGSEMGMDRTSADYMGMLATVMNSLALQDSLEQMDVETRVQSSIDMRQVAEPYIRRRAIRHLEKKRVVIFAAGTGNPYFSTDTTAALRAAEIEAEVILMAKNNVDGVYSADPKIDKNAVKYEQLSYLDVLKEGLGVMDSTASSLCMDNDIPLIVFSFTEKGNVKRAVMGEQIGTLVRGKE; encoded by the coding sequence ATGGCCAATCCAACTTACAAAAGAGTGGTACTTAAATTAAGTGGTGAAGCACTTGCAGGTACGGACGGCTTCGGTATTAATCCGACCGTAATCAAATCGATTGCCAAACAGGTGAAAGAAGTAGCAGAACTTGGCGTAGAAGTAGCTGTTGTAGTAGGCGGAGGCAATATTTGGCGAGGCAAAGTGGGAAGTGAAATGGGAATGGACAGAACGTCAGCAGATTACATGGGTATGCTGGCTACAGTTATGAATTCTCTTGCGCTCCAAGATAGCTTAGAACAAATGGATGTCGAAACCCGTGTACAATCATCCATAGATATGCGTCAAGTTGCTGAACCATATATACGTCGTAGAGCAATTAGACATTTGGAAAAGAAACGTGTTGTTATCTTTGCAGCGGGAACAGGTAATCCATACTTCTCTACAGACACTACTGCAGCGCTAAGGGCAGCAGAAATTGAAGCTGAAGTAATTTTAATGGCTAAAAATAATGTAGATGGAGTTTATTCCGCAGATCCTAAAATAGATAAAAACGCGGTAAAATACGAACAACTTTCCTATTTAGATGTGTTGAAAGAAGGTTTGGGAGTCATGGATTCTACTGCATCATCACTGTGTATGGATAATGACATTCCGTTAATCGTATTTTCATTTACTGAAAAAGGAAATGTGAAGCGTGCTGTTATGGGAGAGCAGATTGGTACATTAGTGAGGGGGAAAGAATAA
- a CDS encoding FliA/WhiG family RNA polymerase sigma factor translates to MSNSPPIIEQQYWERWSCSRDADAGNILVEKYMPLVTYHVQRIAVGIPKNISRDELKSLGLMGLLDALNKFDITRDLKFETYASFRIRGAIIDGLRKEDWLPRSMREKVKKIEAASERLEQKLLRYASPAEIAEESGYTESDVSQTMNEYFFAHVLSMDEQLNDLDENEKQTHVIKDEFTPNPEDHLVKNEWIKDLGEVIKTLNKNEQLVISLFYKEELTFTEIGEIIQLSTSRISQIHSKALLKLKSVLIKISGMGEVI, encoded by the coding sequence ATGTCAAACTCACCACCGATAATTGAGCAACAATATTGGGAGCGGTGGAGCTGCTCCCGGGATGCTGATGCAGGGAATATCTTAGTGGAAAAATACATGCCGCTTGTAACATATCATGTTCAAAGAATTGCCGTCGGTATTCCTAAAAACATCAGTAGAGACGAGTTGAAAAGTCTAGGTTTAATGGGGTTATTGGATGCTTTAAATAAATTTGATATCACTCGTGATCTGAAATTTGAAACATACGCTTCTTTTAGGATAAGAGGAGCAATTATCGATGGTCTTAGAAAGGAAGACTGGCTTCCTAGAAGTATGAGGGAAAAGGTTAAGAAAATTGAAGCAGCTTCCGAACGGTTAGAACAGAAATTATTGCGCTATGCTTCGCCTGCTGAAATCGCAGAAGAAAGTGGTTATACAGAAAGTGATGTCAGTCAGACAATGAATGAATACTTTTTTGCGCATGTGTTATCGATGGATGAACAATTGAATGATCTTGATGAAAATGAAAAACAAACACATGTGATTAAAGATGAATTCACTCCTAATCCAGAAGATCATTTAGTTAAAAATGAGTGGATCAAAGATTTGGGTGAAGTGATAAAGACACTAAATAAAAATGAGCAATTAGTTATTAGTTTGTTTTACAAAGAAGAGTTAACTTTTACTGAAATCGGAGAAATCATTCAATTATCGACCTCGAGAATTTCTCAAATCCATTCAAAGGCGCTTCTTAAATTAAAGTCTGTACTTATAAAAATCTCTGGTATGGGAGAGGTAATATGA
- a CDS encoding chemotaxis protein CheD: MIETVIRVGIADMKIVHAPDKIRTLGLGSCVGVIIYDPNKKMAGMAHIMLPDSSMARDQEQLNIAKFADTAIQALTKELIIHGACRSNLKAKISGGAQMFQFSTQNQQMRVGPRNVEAVIKELEKLNIQLVSKDTGGNSGRTIEFNPDTFTLQINTVFQGELII, translated from the coding sequence ATGATTGAGACTGTTATAAGAGTTGGTATTGCCGATATGAAAATTGTACATGCTCCAGATAAAATTAGAACGCTAGGTCTCGGCTCGTGTGTTGGTGTGATTATATATGATCCCAATAAAAAAATGGCAGGAATGGCTCATATTATGCTGCCTGATTCATCTATGGCAAGAGATCAAGAGCAATTAAATATTGCTAAATTTGCTGACACTGCGATTCAGGCTCTTACAAAAGAGCTAATTATACATGGAGCATGTAGGTCTAATCTGAAAGCTAAAATTTCCGGTGGCGCCCAAATGTTCCAATTTTCAACTCAAAACCAGCAAATGAGAGTTGGCCCGCGTAATGTGGAGGCTGTAATAAAAGAATTAGAGAAACTTAATATCCAACTTGTTAGTAAAGATACCGGAGGCAATAGTGGCAGAACAATTGAATTTAATCCGGACACATTTACATTACAAATAAATACCGTTTTTCAAGGTGAATTAATAATCTGA
- the tsf gene encoding translation elongation factor Ts has product MAITAQMVKELREKTGAGMMDCKKALTETDGNMEAAIDFLREKGIASAAKKADRIAAEGITFILSKGNDAVILEVNAETDFVAKNENFQALVKELAEHLLANKPASVEAALEQKMSNGQTVDEYVNAAIAKIGEKLTLRRFEVKTKSDNGAFGEYLHMGGRISVLTVLEGSTNADAAKDIAMHIAAINPKYINRDQVSAEEAERERQVLTQQALNEGKPEKIVAKMVEGRLGKFFEEICLLDQAFVKNPDQKVRQFAESLGAEVVEFTRYEVGEGIEKRQENFAEEVMNQVKK; this is encoded by the coding sequence ATGGCTATTACTGCACAAATGGTTAAAGAACTTCGTGAAAAAACTGGCGCAGGTATGATGGATTGTAAAAAGGCGCTTACTGAAACAGATGGTAATATGGAAGCAGCGATTGACTTTTTACGTGAAAAAGGTATTGCATCGGCTGCGAAGAAAGCTGATCGCATTGCTGCTGAAGGAATAACTTTCATTTTAAGTAAAGGTAATGATGCAGTTATTCTTGAAGTAAATGCAGAAACAGATTTCGTTGCTAAAAACGAAAACTTCCAAGCTTTAGTAAAAGAACTAGCTGAGCATTTATTAGCAAACAAACCAGCTTCTGTTGAAGCGGCGCTTGAACAAAAGATGAGCAATGGCCAAACAGTAGATGAATACGTAAATGCTGCGATTGCAAAAATTGGTGAAAAGCTTACACTTCGTCGTTTTGAAGTGAAAACAAAATCCGATAATGGTGCATTTGGTGAATATTTGCATATGGGTGGACGTATTTCAGTGCTAACTGTACTTGAAGGTTCAACAAATGCAGATGCTGCTAAAGATATTGCTATGCATATTGCTGCAATTAATCCTAAATACATTAATAGAGACCAAGTTTCTGCTGAGGAAGCTGAGCGTGAGCGCCAAGTCTTGACTCAACAAGCTTTGAATGAAGGAAAACCAGAGAAAATTGTAGCTAAAATGGTTGAAGGCCGTCTTGGTAAATTCTTCGAAGAAATCTGTCTTCTTGACCAAGCTTTCGTTAAAAATCCAGATCAAAAAGTACGTCAATTTGCGGAATCCCTTGGTGCGGAAGTGGTTGAGTTTACTCGCTATGAAGTAGGAGAAGGAATTGAAAAACGTCAAGAAAACTTTGCAGAAGAAGTTATGAACCAAGTAAAAAAATAA